In the genome of Planctomyces sp. SH-PL62, the window GGACGGACCAGGACTGGGCGAGCGAGTCGATCCGGCACTCGACGTTGGCGGCCGAGCCCAGCGGCGAGCCGTCGTCGAAATAGCCGCGACGATACCATTCGCCGTCCCAGCCGTGGGCCTCGACGGCTTCGGCCAGGGCGTCGGCGCGGGCGAGCCATCGGGAGGCCCGCGCGGCGTCACCCCGGCCCTCGGCGATCGGGGCGAACCGGCGGAGGACGACGATCTGGAACCAGGCGAGCCAGACGCTCTCCCCCTTCCCCTCGACCCCCACGCGGTTCATGCCGTCGTTCCAGTCGCCGCTTCCGATCAGCGGGAGCCCGTGCGCGCCGGTCGGCTCCGAGCGGTCGATCGCGCGGGCGCAGTGCTCGTACAGGGAGGCGGAATCGGCGACGACGCCCGGCAGCCGGTAGTCGTCCTCCTGGCCGGGCGCGAGCGCGGGGGCTTCGAGGAACGGGACCTCGGCGTCGAGCGCGGCGAGGTCGCCGGTGGTCTCGACGTATCGGGAGGCGGCGAAGGGGAGCCAGAGGAAGTCGTCGGAGCAGCGGGTGCGGACGCCCCGGCCTTCGGGGGGGTGCCACCAGTGCTGGACGTCCCCAGCGACGAACTGCCGCGAGGCGTGCCGCAGGATCTGCTCGCGGGCCATTTCGGGGGCGGCGTGGAGGAGGGCCAGGGCGTCCTGAAGCTGGTCGCGGAAGCCGAAGGCCCCGCCGGACTGGGAGAAGGCGGTGCGGCCCCAGAGGCGGCAGCTCGTCGCCTGGTAGAGCAGCCAGCGGTTGAGCAGCAGGTCGAACGCCGGCTCCGGGGTGCGGACGGTCACCGCGCCCAGGAGGCGGTCCCAGCGGGCCTTCGCCTCGTCGAGCGCCGCGGCGGCGCCGAGGTATCGGACGTGGTCCAGGTGCTCGCGGACCTTCGCGGGGGACTCGGCCCAGCCCAGCAGGAAGACCAGTTCCTGGGACTCGCCGGGGCCCAGCTCGAACTTCGTCTGCACCGCGCCGCAGGGGTCGAGCCCGGGGCCGACGCGGCCGGACAGCTCCACCTGGCCGAGCGCCGAGGGGTTGGCGACCGAGCCGTGCCGGCCCAGGAACTCGCCGCGATCGGCCGTGACGGTGCGGGGGCGGCGGTCGACGTCGAGGAACGCGACGCCGTCGCCGAACTCCTCGCGGAACGGGTTGCGGGCGATCAGGGCGCCGGTCTCGGGGTCGATCGCCGAGACGACGTGCATCGCCGAGCGGTCGCGGGTCGTCCCCAGGACCCACTCGGCGAAGAACGTCGCCGAGAGCCTCCGGCGCGTGGGGCCGGGGTTGGTCGCGCGGAGCCTCAGGTACTTGATCGGCCGCTCGGGGTCGACGTAGACGCTGAGCCGGTGCTCGATCCCGTGGCTGTTGCGTTCGAAGGTCGTATATCCCTGGCCGTGGCGGACCAGGACGGGCTCGGCCGAGGGGACGGGGAGCGGCGTGGGGCA includes:
- a CDS encoding GH36-type glycosyl hydrolase domain-containing protein, yielding MGFLVTEGGAQATWAVNSQTNRLTAWSNDPVSDPSAEVLYLRDEEAGQVWCPTPLPVPSAEPVLVRHGQGYTTFERNSHGIEHRLSVYVDPERPIKYLRLRATNPGPTRRRLSATFFAEWVLGTTRDRSAMHVVSAIDPETGALIARNPFREEFGDGVAFLDVDRRPRTVTADRGEFLGRHGSVANPSALGQVELSGRVGPGLDPCGAVQTKFELGPGESQELVFLLGWAESPAKVREHLDHVRYLGAAAALDEAKARWDRLLGAVTVRTPEPAFDLLLNRWLLYQATSCRLWGRTAFSQSGGAFGFRDQLQDALALLHAAPEMAREQILRHASRQFVAGDVQHWWHPPEGRGVRTRCSDDFLWLPFAASRYVETTGDLAALDAEVPFLEAPALAPGQEDDYRLPGVVADSASLYEHCARAIDRSEPTGAHGLPLIGSGDWNDGMNRVGVEGKGESVWLAWFQIVVLRRFAPIAEGRGDAARASRWLARADALAEAVEAHGWDGEWYRRGYFDDGSPLGSAANVECRIDSLAQSWSVLAGAPAGRSARATAAVEALLAREADRIILLLAPPFDRSVPDPGYIQGYVPGTRENGAQYTHAAAWFVQALALQGRRDEALRRFQDLNPINHTLDREGVSRYKGEPYVLAGDVFSQPPHAGRAGWTWYTGAAGWLYQVGLETLLGVRRRGDRLVVDPRVPASWERFQVDYRFGETVYEIHVLNPEGREPGPARVAVDGEAQALPEIPLVDDGRRRRVEIVLSAGEERADEA